From the genome of Fusobacterium varium, one region includes:
- a CDS encoding endonuclease IV, translating into MYKLLNRTDFFNSEEIEKDMEYYISKYSFDGFELIKFTGIDNTHLKNYIKGYHMRFFPSWLEFYNENFDALYEELKDKKYFKSLCGGENRKEELLEYYQKELEAAKKLEVEYVVLHACNSKVIESMTYEFKYSDREVLDSVISLINELFDNEKYTFKLLLENLWWPGLKLTSKEEAEYILKNIKYKNTGFMLDTGHMINNNRELKNSNEAVAYIKQNIENLEEYKNYIYGIHLNYSLSGEYVKNVIEKNRAKEFNIEEIMSNIYTHINSIDYHDPFENEGIIDIINSLPIEYLVYEMIAKTKEELENKIERQDKVLKNFTKIIIIKQK; encoded by the coding sequence ATGTATAAGTTATTAAATAGAACAGATTTTTTTAATAGTGAAGAAATAGAAAAAGATATGGAGTACTATATTTCAAAATATAGCTTTGATGGATTTGAATTAATAAAATTTACAGGTATAGATAATACACATTTAAAAAACTATATTAAAGGTTATCATATGCGTTTCTTTCCATCTTGGTTAGAATTTTATAATGAAAATTTTGATGCACTCTATGAAGAATTAAAAGATAAGAAATATTTTAAATCTTTATGTGGTGGAGAAAACAGAAAAGAAGAATTACTTGAATATTATCAAAAAGAATTAGAAGCAGCAAAAAAATTGGAGGTAGAATATGTAGTACTCCATGCATGTAATTCAAAAGTTATAGAAAGTATGACTTATGAGTTTAAATATTCTGATAGAGAAGTTTTAGATAGTGTTATATCATTGATAAATGAATTATTTGATAATGAAAAATATACATTTAAACTTTTATTAGAAAATTTGTGGTGGCCAGGTTTGAAATTGACAAGCAAAGAAGAAGCAGAATATATTCTTAAGAATATAAAATACAAAAATACAGGTTTTATGTTAGATACAGGACATATGATAAATAATAATAGAGAACTTAAAAACTCTAATGAAGCTGTTGCTTATATAAAGCAAAATATAGAAAATTTAGAAGAATATAAAAATTATATTTATGGAATACATCTTAATTATTCTTTATCAGGAGAATATGTGAAAAATGTAATAGAAAAGAATAGAGCCAAGGAATTTAATATAGAAGAAATTATGAGTAATATATACACACATATAAATTCTATAGATTATCATGACCCTTTTGAAAATGAAGGAATAATAGATATCATAAACTCTTTGCCTATTGAGTATCTTGTTTATGAAATGATTGCAAAAACAAAAGAAGAATTAGAAAACAAAATAGAAAGACAGGATAAAGTATTAAAAAATTTTACAAAAATTATTATAATAAAACAAAAATAA
- the bchD gene encoding Magnesium-chelatase 60 kDa subunit produces MEAVKGAVMSLLKDAYEKRDRVGMVSFRRDKAEELLPITRSIDLAQKKLEKLATGGKTPLAEGIAKAYTIIKNEMRKDKEVVPLIVFLSDGKGNFSASGKDPVKESLEMAEKIKNEGIRAIVIDTEEGFIKLEMAKTLSEAMKAEYYKLENLRSEDMLKLIKDNI; encoded by the coding sequence ATGGAAGCAGTCAAAGGAGCTGTAATGTCATTATTGAAAGATGCTTATGAAAAGAGGGATAGAGTAGGAATGGTATCTTTTAGAAGAGATAAAGCTGAAGAATTACTCCCCATTACAAGAAGCATTGATTTGGCACAAAAAAAATTAGAAAAGCTTGCAACAGGGGGAAAAACACCACTAGCTGAAGGAATTGCAAAAGCGTACACAATAATAAAAAATGAAATGAGAAAGGATAAAGAAGTAGTTCCTTTAATAGTATTTTTATCTGATGGAAAAGGAAATTTTTCTGCTTCAGGAAAAGACCCCGTAAAAGAAAGTTTAGAAATGGCTGAAAAAATAAAAAATGAAGGAATAAGAGCTATAGTAATAGATACAGAAGAAGGGTTTATAAAACTTGAAATGGCAAAGACATTGAGTGAAGCTATGAAAGCAGAATATTACAAACTTGAAAACTTGAGAAGTGAAGATATGCTGAAACTTATAAAAGATAATATATAA